The following coding sequences are from one Buchnera aphidicola (Periphyllus testudinaceus) window:
- a CDS encoding CBS domain-containing protein translates to MCKKNKKGFISLFLHNILVNKIKNKNELLTLIKDIKTEKIINKNTYNIIKQTIKIEKKKVKDIMIPRIKIKKLNINDTFEKCIKKVIKFPYTKFPIINYEKNYINGFLIVKDLFKYIPKNNKIFSLKEIIKPPIIVPESQKINRILKDFKLKQNNFSIVVDEFGVISGLITMKDILNVIFKKKTIKKFTKNN, encoded by the coding sequence ATGTGCAAAAAAAATAAAAAAGGATTTATTTCATTATTTTTACATAATATACTTGTTAATAAAATAAAAAACAAAAATGAACTATTAACTTTAATTAAAGATATTAAAACTGAAAAAATAATTAATAAAAATACATATAACATTATTAAGCAGACAATAAAAATAGAAAAAAAAAAAGTTAAAGATATAATGATACCAAGAATAAAAATAAAAAAATTAAATATAAACGATACATTTGAAAAATGTATTAAAAAAGTTATTAAATTTCCTTATACTAAATTTCCAATAATAAATTATGAAAAAAATTATATAAATGGTTTTTTAATAGTCAAAGATTTATTTAAATATATACCAAAAAATAATAAAATATTTTCTTTAAAAGAAATTATCAAACCTCCTATAATTGTTCCAGAAAGTCAAAAAATCAATAGAATTTTAAAAGACTTTAAATTAAAACAAAATAATTTTTCTATAGTTGTAGATGAATTTGGAGTTATTTCTGGTTTAATTACAATGAAAGATATTTTAAATGTAATTTTTAAAAAAAAAACAATTAAAAAATTTACAAAAAATAATTAA